A stretch of Saccharomyces cerevisiae S288C chromosome IV, complete sequence DNA encodes these proteins:
- the KRS1 gene encoding lysine--tRNA ligase KRS1 (Lysyl-tRNA synthetase), whose amino-acid sequence MSQQDNVKAAAEGVANLHLDEATGEMVSKSELKKRIKQRQVEAKKAAKKAAAQPKPASKKKTDLFADLDPSQYFETRSRQIQELRKTHEPNPYPHKFHVSISNPEFLAKYAHLKKGETLPEEKVSIAGRIHAKRESGSKLKFYVLHGDGVEVQLMSQLQDYCDPDSYEKDHDLLKRGDIVGVEGYVGRTQPKKGGEGEVSVFVSRVQLLTPCLHMLPADHFGFKDQETRYRKRYLDLIMNKDARNRFITRSEIIRYIRRFLDQRKFIEVETPMMNVIAGGATAKPFITHHNDLDMDMYMRIAPELFLKQLVVGGLDRVYEIGRQFRNEGIDMTHNPEFTTCEFYQAYADVYDLMDMTELMFSEMVKEITGSYIIKYHPDPADPAKELELNFSRPWKRINMIEELEKVFNVKFPSGDQLHTAETGEFLKKILVDNKLECPPPLTNARMLDKLVGELEDTCINPTFIFGHPQMMSPLAKYSRDQPGLCERFEVFVATKEICNAYTELNDPFDQRARFEEQARQKDQGDDEAQLVDETFCNALEYGLPPTGGWGCGIDRLAMFLTDSNTIREVLLFPTLKPDVLREEVKKEEEN is encoded by the coding sequence ATGTCTCAACAAGATAATGTCAAAGCCGCCGCTGAAGGTGTTGCTAACCTACATCTCGACGAAGCTACCGGGGAAATGGTCTCCAAGTCTGAATTGAAGAAGCGTATCAAGCAAAGACAAGTCGAAGCTAAAAAGGCCGCCAAAAAGGCTGCCGCTCAACCAAAACCGgcttccaaaaaaaaaacagattTGTTCGCTGACCTGGATCCATCGCAATATTTCGAAACAAGATCTCGCCaaattcaagaattgaGAAAGACTCACGAACCAAATCCATACCCACACAAGTTTCACGTTTCTATATCCAATCCTGAGTTCTTGGCCAAATATGcgcatttgaaaaaaggtGAAACCTTACCTGAAGAGAAGGTTTCAATTGCTGGTAGAATTCATGCCAAAAGAGAATCTGGCTCCAAATTGAAATTCTATGTTCTTCACGGTGATGGTGTTGAAGTTCAATTGATGTCCCAATTGCAGGACTACTGCGACCCAGACTCTTACGAAAAGGATCACGaccttttgaaaagggGTGATATCGTTGGTGTCGAGGGTTACGTCGGAAGAACTCAACCAAAGAAAGGTGGTGAAGGTGAAGTTTCCGTCTTCGTTAGCAGAGTGCAATTATTGACACCATGTTTGCACATGTTACCTGCCGACCACTTTGGTTTCAAAGACCAGGAAACCAGATACAGAAAGCGTTATTTGGATTTGATCATGAACAAAGACGCCAGAAACCGTTTTATTACCCGTTCTGAAATTATCCGTTACATCAGAAGATTTTTGGACCAAAGAAAGTTTATTGAAGTAGAAACTCCAATGATGAACGTTATTGCTGGTGGTGCTACCGCTAAGCCATTTATTACCCACCATAATGACCTTGATATGGACATGTACATGAGAATTGCTCCAGAATTGTTCTTGAAACAATTGGTTGTCGGTGGTTTGGATCGTGTTTACGAAATTGGTAGACAATTCAGAAATGAAGGTATCGATATGACACATAATCCAGAATTCACCACTTGTGAGTTTTATCAAGCCTACGCTGATGTTTATGATTTGATGGATATGACTGAATTGATGTTTTCAGAAATGGTCAAGGAGATCACTGGTTCttatattatcaaataCCATCCGGACCCTGCTGATCCAGCCAAAGAACTAGAATTGAACTTTTCTAGACCATGGAAGAGAATCAACATGattgaagaattagaaaAGGTATTCAACGTTAAGTTCCCATCTGGTGATCAATTACATACAGCTGAGACTggtgaatttttgaaaaagattcTTGTCGACAACAAATTAGAATGTCCACCTCCACTAACTAATGCTCGTATGTTAGATAAGCTTGTCGGTGAATTAGAAGATACATGTATCAACCcaactttcatttttggCCACCCTCAAATGATGTCTCCATTAGCCAAGTACTCAAGAGATCAACCGGGTCTATGTGAGCGTTTCGAGGTCTTTGTAGCTACAAAGGAAATTTGTAATGCCTACACTGAATTGAACGATCCATTTGACCAAAGGGCACGTTTCGAAGAACAAGCTAGACAAAAGGATCAAGGTGATGACGAAGCTCAATTAGTCGATGAAACCTTCTGTAATGCTCTAGAATACGGTTTACCACCAACTGGTGGTTGGGGTTGTGGTATTGATAGACTGGCCATGTTCTTGACCGACTCCAACACCATTAGAGAAGTCTTATTGTTCCCAACTTTGAAGCCTGATGTTTTGAGAGAGGAAgtcaaaaaggaagaagaaaattaa